Genomic DNA from Brenneria izadpanahii:
TCAGGTAAATGGATAAGGAAACGGTGAGCCGCAATACTGGCGGCGGCCCGCGCCCAGGTATCTTCGTTAATGATGATGGTGGATACCGGCGTTTTGCCGGAAATGCCCGGCAGAACATTCGACTCAATCGACTGCAGCACCACGGTGCGCAGCAATCCTTCGAATGCCTGGGGATGATGGGCGATAACCACCAGTTCCGGATCGTTCAACTGGATGATATTGGCGATAGCCAGACCCAGCGCGCTTCCGGCACGGTGTAAAATGGCGATGGCCGAGGTGTTGCCCGCCGCCGCCAGCTTTTCCAGTTCGTCGACGGAACCCGCCGGCAGCCCTTTTGCCTGCGTCATTTCACGAATGGCAATCAGCGACGCAATGGTGTCCAGGCAGCCGCGTTTGCCGCACCGGCAGGGCGTGCCGCCCAGTTCGATGGTGCAGTGTGCGATTTCGCCGGCGCCGCCGTGAGCGCCGCGGTTCAGGTTGCCCTGCAGATAGTGGGCCGAACCGATGCCATCGCTGTGGGTGATGACGGTGAAATTTTTGATGTCTTTTGCCACGCCGAACAGCTTTTCACTGACGGCCAGCGCTTTGGCGTCGTTTTCCAGGGAAACATCCAGCCCGGTTTTTTGTTTAAGCAGCGCGGCGAGAGGCACATTTCGCCAGCCCAACAGTGCCGACTGAACGCAGGTTTCCTGTTTTTCATCGACAAACCCCGACAGGGTGACGCCGAGGCCGATGACCTGTTCGTTCCTGATTTTTTTGCTGACCAACAGATCGGGCAGCGCCCTGGCGATCCCTTCGGCCAGCGCTTCCGGCTGCGGCTCAAGGGGAATGGCTTTGCGGATCAGCGTCTTGCCATGCATGTCGATCAGCACCATGCGCGTCTCTGCGCCCAGCAGCGACACGCCGATAAAATAGGCGCTATCCGCGCGCATTTTTAAGCGAACCGCAGGCCGGCCCTGTCCGTTGGCTTCCGCGTCGGTCTCGGCGAGCAGACCGTCAGCCAGCATTTCCTTAATCACGCCGCTGATTGCGGCTTTGCTGATTCCCATCTTTTGGGCAAGCGCTGTGCGGCTCATCCCCTGAGAGGCGATGATCAGGCGCAGAACCTGCTGTTGTTGTGGCGTTAACATATCCGATCCCTGATGTAGTGCGGTGATATCTGATGCGACAATAATCATAAGATATGAAATTATCAACATAATTTAGTTCATTAAAATTACTAAACAACGATTATAAGTAAAATATATGAACAAACTTGAGAGACTTTGTTTACCATCATTCTCGTTGGGGCTTCAGTGACTTAATTGCAAGCGTACATCTATGGACGAGGGGTATATGAAAATGAAAACCATAAGCAAATCGTTTTATAAGCGTCGGCTCACGGTGTTGAGCTGCCTGATTTCCGCCATCGTATGTGCGCCGCTACAGGCCGCGACGCTGACCGTTATGCAGAGCGAGCCGCCGCGCAGTATGGATCCGGGCAACCAAACCGCGACTTTTACTTCCACCGTGCTCGATCCGATGTATGAAGGGTTGACCCGGCTGAATGCGGAAGGCAAGGCCGAGCCGGCGCTGGCTCTCTCCTGGGAGTCCGACGCCGGCGGACTAAACTGGACTTTTAAACTTCGTCCCGGCGTAACCTTCCATGATGGCACGCCGTTCAACGCCGATGCGGTGGTCGCCA
This window encodes:
- a CDS encoding ROK family transcriptional regulator, whose product is MLTPQQQQVLRLIIASQGMSRTALAQKMGISKAAISGVIKEMLADGLLAETDAEANGQGRPAVRLKMRADSAYFIGVSLLGAETRMVLIDMHGKTLIRKAIPLEPQPEALAEGIARALPDLLVSKKIRNEQVIGLGVTLSGFVDEKQETCVQSALLGWRNVPLAALLKQKTGLDVSLENDAKALAVSEKLFGVAKDIKNFTVITHSDGIGSAHYLQGNLNRGAHGGAGEIAHCTIELGGTPCRCGKRGCLDTIASLIAIREMTQAKGLPAGSVDELEKLAAAGNTSAIAILHRAGSALGLAIANIIQLNDPELVVIAHHPQAFEGLLRTVVLQSIESNVLPGISGKTPVSTIIINEDTWARAAASIAAHRFLIHLPD